Genomic window (Streptomyces sp. TG1A-60):
TCTGGTGTCTGGCCTGGGGAAACACCTCTGCGAGGGCCCTCCACAGGCCCATCGCCCCGTCGCCGACGACGAGTTCGGGATCGCGCATGCCGCGTCGGCGGCAGTCACGCAGCAGATCCGCCCATGACTCGGTCGATTCACGCAGCCCCTCGGCCAGCGCGATGAGTTCCTTGCGGCCGTCGGGGCGCACGCCCATGAGGACCAGGACGCAGGAGTGGGCCTGGCCGAGGCGGACCTTGGGGTGGACGCCGTCGGCCCACACGTAGACGTAATCGGAATCCGACAGGTCGCGGGCCTGGAAGGCGGTGTGGTCGTCGGTCCACTGCTTCGTCAGCCGGATCACCGTCGCCGGCGAGAGGCCGGCCGAGGAACCCAGGAACTGCTCCATCGCGGGCACGAAATCCCCGGAGGACAGTCCGTGGAGGTAGAGCAGGGGCAGGACCTCGCTGATCTTCGGGGACTTACGGCACCACGGCGCGAGGATCTTCGACGAGAACCGCTTGCGCTCACCGGTCTCCACGTCGACGCGCTTGTCGTTCACGCGGGGCGCCTTCACCACGACCGGCCCGGCGGCGGTGGTCACCGTCCGCTCGCGATGATGGCCGTTGCGGACCACCAGACGGCGGCCGA
Coding sequences:
- a CDS encoding IS256 family transposase is translated as MLSVVNNDGTTETGSLMDDIVREGARRMLAAALEAEVNQYIAELAGERDEVGRRLVVRNGHHRERTVTTAAGPVVVKAPRVNDKRVDVETGERKRFSSKILAPWCRKSPKISEVLPLLYLHGLSSGDFVPAMEQFLGSSAGLSPATVIRLTKQWTDDHTAFQARDLSDSDYVYVWADGVHPKVRLGQAHSCVLVLMGVRPDGRKELIALAEGLRESTESWADLLRDCRRRGMRDPELVVGDGAMGLWRALAEVFPQARHQRCWVHKVRNVMNALPKSAQPGAKKALQEIYNAEDRDHAEKAVRDFERAYGAKWPKAAKKITDEADELLAFYDFPAEHWVHLRTTNPIESTFSTVKLRTKVTRGAGSPAAALAMVFKLVESAQARWRAITAPHLVALVRNGARFKNGHLVERPEVAA